The nucleotide sequence aattcgttaatactttcccttgtctcttcattttttttccgtttcattaacttctatatttcaaataaggcccagcctttgatgtggacttctgtccgtgattggagccttagacgtaaaaaaaattatgatttgtACTCAACAAGTAGAGTTAGTACAACACGAGACACTGTGTTTGAAGGGAAGCAGAGGACTGTAAGAGTTAATACAAGTCGAGGATTATGAAACTCTAGCTTGGTTTGTTGATAATCTGGAGAACATCGTGGATGCATCCCTCCACTGACACGTCTGGTGTAGGACTGAGCACATTTTTCACTTCTGTCTTGTGTTGCAGGACGACCAAGCTGTACCGTCGTCATCTCGACAGTTAATCTTTATCACGTTGTTTATTCATGGTCTTTGCGTCTATTCTCTTCTTGATCTCAGCTGTGCTTTCCAGTGTTTTCATGCTTCTATATGTTTCATCCATATGACTAAATCATCCCATTGTCTTAAAGTAGATTATAAAGATGCTTTCGCTTTACCCAGCGTGTGTTGAGCACTGGGATGCATCTGGCGAGCGGCCACCGGGCTGTGTTCCTGTCTGGGGAGGAGCTGGAGCAGCAGAGGAGAGCCTTCCAGGGCTTCACCACCGGCTTGGTCCGCCTCAGCCCCGGTGGCTGGGTCCTCCCGGGAAGCTACACCAAGTATGCCGACCGCCTCTACAACTTCCAGGTGCGCTGTATCATACATCAGTCTACACTACTTATACATCGGTGGACCCATCACATTCATCTGTACTCATCAGTGTATTGTGCTTACAATACGGTTCAGGTTCCTCATGTAACACTATCTTGTCTTATGGATATATTGCTCGTAAATCTATGTATTTTCTTCTCGTACAATCAGTATCCATTATCTTATACATTTGCTGAGGATACATTTGACCTGACACATTAAGGTCAGATCGAACGCATCTTTACTAAAGGTCAGTGGTGTCGAGGAAGTGGGTAATATAGGGATGTAATTAACATGAGCAGTGTAGCCAAGATGACCTTTGTCATGACCCTTAAGGTTAGTGGTGTTCACTGGTGACACTATAGATCCATCAAACGTGTAGGAAGATTGTGAGGGGATTGACAAGAAAATGGGATCTATATACACTTATCTTTTTTGTCTTCACCCCACCGGGAAATCCAGCTCAAGTCCGAATTTATAAAGGGAGTTGCAACGCGATCAGACGTGGACCAAACGGATGAAATGGAttcgaaaaaaaaggggggggggggtggaaggcaGCATATGAGGGACAAAGGAGTCTCCAAAAATCTCCCAAAGACGAGGACTAGAGATTAATAAGGTAGGAAGGGCATCACCGTAGGACCTCACCTTGCGAAAGCCGTAGTAAGAATAGGATAAAAGACCATTGATTCAAGACGCTTTAAGATATGAGAGTTGAAGAGAGACAAATAAGACTGGATCCAGAAGTCGGAGCGACAGGACAATGGTTAGAAGGGTAAACCTCTTTGTTATAGCTGTACCTATGCACTAATATCACTAAAACCCTTTTTTCGTCACCAAATATCTTACACCACCGTATATCCCTCATGATCCACGGTATCATTTACATCAATGCATCATATCACTGTCTTAACTTGTATTTTCATGGCTCTTGCTTACAGTGTATGTGCCTCATTATATAACTTTCCCTCGTGTTATGCTTCCCTTACAAAAGTTTTCTTGGCAGATAAGTAACTTTTATGAGTAGGTGACTCAGTCTTATCACAGCCGTCTTCTGTTTGTGTGAGGTAAGTTCCGGTCCAGCGACGTGTTGGTGATGTCTTACCCCAAGAGTGGCACTACCTGGACCCAGGAGATCGTCTGGACCATGAGGAACAACCCAGACCTGACCCATCCCAAGACCTCTACATCCATCAATACTCGGTCTCCATTCCTGGAGTAAGTATAGGGGCTCAGCCCACATGCCTCATCACAACACCATAATTCATTCACTGTGTATGCAGACCTTCCTACaacatgccttttttttcttctttaactgcACTAAAGAAGAAGTTTTATTCATCTTTTAGCATTAACGGCGAGTAAGGTAGATTGAAATAAGCTTCACCACCGTGGCTGATCGACAAAGTCACTGCAGCCAGGGGCAGCATAACCCGTCAGGCAGTGAGGCAACTGGTGAGGAGGGATGATCTCAGACCTTAACAACCTGGTAAGCCATCTCAACTTCCTGTCTCAGGTGTGACATGCTCTTGGAACAAGGGGGACGAGGCGAGTTCATACCAAAACGTTTGATCGATCGGCTGAGGGAACTGGACCCGGAAGCTGAGCCAGGGAGGGGCATCTTCCTACAGATAGCCACTGCTACCCGTGACCCCCGCACTATCAAGACCCACCTGccgctctccctcctcaccccacgccTCCTCGACACTACCAAGGTCAGTCAGGTGAAGCAATGCCAGGTGTCATTATCATTCTAGTCGTACTATAATGTatctgcctccctcacctactCCACTCGTCGAGGCTCAGTTCCTGGAACTTTTCGTACGTTCTGTGTCCTTCTCTCGCCCCACTGTCCAGTGGTTAGGTGGGAGGCGTGCACAATAGATCCGCAGCTCTCGAGGCAAAAATGAAAGGCAGTCTCCCAGGTCCAGCTTTCACTCAGGCCCAAAATAgaacgaggtaaaaaaaaatagagagagagagagagagagagagagagagagagagagagagagagagagagagagagagagagagagagagagagagagagagagaggctaattcACGTGTGCATGAGGCAGAGTTATGCGTAAAATTCACGGGGGACATTGATATAGAATATCTAAAACAGGATGTCATATTGTGCGTGGATATATGTTTTGTTAAATATTAACCATGAAATATAAGAAGTCATTGTTACAAAGAGCGAGAAACATCACTTAACTGTGTAAGTACTGACCTCAGCTGCACCAGAGCAGTGTACGTATGTGAGCTCATCCGTTACTTTATGAAACCAGTTACACAGTGTGACTACTGCCTTAGACACTAACATCTTACCATATTCTTTTTCACT is from Panulirus ornatus isolate Po-2019 chromosome 57, ASM3632096v1, whole genome shotgun sequence and encodes:
- the LOC139766267 gene encoding sulfotransferase 1C4-like; its protein translation is MHLASGHRAVFLSGEELEQQRRAFQGFTTGLVRLSPGGWVLPGSYTKYADRLYNFQFRSSDVLVMSYPKSGTTWTQEIVWTMRNNPDLTHPKTSTSINTRSPFLECDMLLEQGGRGEFIPKRLIDRLRELDPEAEPGRGIFLQIATATRDPRTIKTHLPLSLLTPRLLDTTKVVYVARNPKDVCASFCHYSRIIKGFNFVGTMDDFVQFLVEDKLIFGPYWEHLRETWLVRNHPNMHFLFYEDLKSDLMTELNRLNTFLGTSLTAKQLQQVAHHTSFSEMKAREETADIASDIYHNMAVIKTDGGFFRKGDTGSWKTQLTAVQEEKIDQWTIVSNLDITFKYFL